One genomic window of Gallaecimonas sp. GXIMD4217 includes the following:
- a CDS encoding efflux RND transporter permease subunit, translating into MKSLVSLSVRRPVTVAMFTLAVLLFGLVSLGKLAITLLPDLSYPTLTIRTDYEGAAPLEMETLITKPVEEAIGVVKGLKKLSSHSRPGRSDVVLEFEWGTDMDWASLEVREKLDLVILPLDVKPPLILRYNPSLDPVLRLGLSQGEQMNPDQLKALRSFADEDLKRRLEGLDGVASVRSGGGLEQEIQILVDDVQAARLGLSLADIAERLSQENVNLAGGRIQDSGRELLVRTLNQYPTLEAIGQTLISPDVRLKDVARIQDHYKERDAISRVQGREMIELALYKEGDANTVAMAQAVKNALPRLEKLLPHGAEITVLYDQSDFIRQAITQVKGAAWLGGLLAMLVLYLFLRDIRATVIISLAIPVSVIATFSLMLANQVTLNIMSLGGLALAVGMLVDNAIVVLENIARHRDQGADPVTAAVDGASEVAGAITASTLTSLAVFVPLVFVQGIAGQLFRDQALTVTFALLASLLVALTLIPMLAAKRKGQQDGSGQPGRLALPLIWLLTALFWLWRQLGRLLGLLMKPLAWLIQGGYALLSRGYDRLLPAAMARPKRTLGALMLSLAACFALLPVLPVTLLPNMAQGEFYLDVTLPPGASIEETDALLKKLADAAEQYPAIDKTYSQAGSGLLVSANPSDNRPNKGRLNVVLTDARLEAQAITHLRGIAGRLPGVESEFSRPQLLNFDRALVVELAGYNLARLNQGAGQVAAAMLADPRFVDVSQSLQQGQPELSVTFDHGRLASLGMTAPQVGHRIADKVRGRLASRYQLDDRKVDMLVRLDDSHRDDVDDLARLLISPASQVSLPLDAVANIRETLGPAEITRVDQQRVALIAADLAYGDLDQAEAAVRALLATLELPADISVSLAGQSGERQAAFGSLQLALLVAVFLVYLVMASQFESFLHPLLILFAVPLAGAGAVLGLWLTNTPLSVVVFIGLIMLAGIVVNNAIVLVDRINQLRAQGVDRLTAIHDAARSRLRPIIMTTLTTVLGLLPMALGLGEGAEVRAPMAIAVMSGLVLATALTLLVIPLLYQLFDRKEVAHD; encoded by the coding sequence ATGAAATCCCTGGTATCCCTGTCCGTAAGGCGGCCGGTGACGGTCGCCATGTTCACCCTGGCGGTGCTGCTGTTCGGCCTGGTTTCCCTGGGCAAGCTGGCCATCACCCTGCTGCCGGATCTCAGCTACCCGACCCTGACCATACGCACCGACTACGAAGGCGCCGCCCCCCTGGAAATGGAGACCCTGATCACCAAGCCGGTGGAGGAAGCCATAGGGGTGGTCAAGGGCCTCAAGAAGCTCAGCTCCCATTCCCGCCCCGGCCGCTCCGACGTGGTGCTGGAGTTCGAATGGGGCACCGACATGGACTGGGCCAGCCTGGAAGTCCGTGAGAAGCTGGATCTGGTCATACTGCCGTTGGATGTGAAGCCGCCGCTGATCCTGCGCTACAACCCCAGCCTGGATCCGGTGCTGCGCCTGGGCCTGTCCCAGGGCGAACAGATGAACCCGGATCAGCTCAAGGCCCTGCGCAGCTTCGCCGATGAAGATCTCAAGCGCCGCCTGGAAGGCCTGGACGGCGTCGCCTCGGTACGCAGCGGCGGCGGCCTGGAGCAGGAGATCCAGATCCTGGTGGACGACGTCCAGGCCGCCCGCCTGGGCCTCAGCCTGGCCGACATCGCCGAGCGCCTGTCCCAGGAGAACGTCAACCTGGCCGGTGGCCGCATCCAGGACAGCGGCCGCGAGCTGCTGGTGCGCACCCTCAACCAGTATCCCACCCTGGAGGCCATAGGCCAGACCCTGATCAGCCCGGACGTACGCCTCAAGGACGTGGCCCGGATCCAGGACCACTACAAGGAAAGGGACGCCATCAGCCGGGTCCAGGGCCGCGAGATGATCGAGCTGGCCCTGTACAAGGAAGGCGACGCCAACACCGTCGCCATGGCCCAGGCGGTCAAGAACGCCCTGCCCCGCCTGGAAAAGCTGCTGCCGCACGGTGCCGAGATCACCGTGCTCTACGATCAGTCCGACTTCATCCGCCAGGCCATCACCCAGGTCAAGGGCGCCGCCTGGCTCGGCGGCCTGCTGGCCATGCTGGTGCTGTACCTGTTCCTGCGTGACATCCGCGCCACCGTGATCATCTCCCTGGCCATCCCGGTGTCCGTGATCGCCACCTTCAGCCTGATGCTGGCCAACCAGGTCACCCTCAACATCATGTCCCTGGGCGGCCTGGCCCTGGCCGTGGGCATGCTGGTGGACAACGCCATAGTGGTGCTGGAGAACATCGCCCGGCACCGCGACCAGGGGGCCGATCCCGTCACCGCCGCCGTGGACGGCGCCAGCGAGGTGGCCGGCGCCATCACCGCCTCCACCCTGACCTCCCTGGCGGTATTCGTGCCACTGGTGTTCGTACAGGGCATTGCCGGCCAGCTGTTTCGCGATCAGGCCCTGACCGTCACCTTCGCCCTGCTGGCCTCGCTGCTGGTGGCCCTGACCCTGATCCCCATGCTGGCCGCCAAGCGCAAGGGCCAGCAGGACGGAAGCGGCCAACCCGGCCGGCTGGCCCTGCCGCTGATCTGGCTGCTCACCGCCCTGTTCTGGCTGTGGCGCCAGCTGGGCCGGTTGCTGGGCCTGCTGATGAAGCCCCTGGCCTGGTTGATCCAGGGCGGCTACGCGCTGCTCAGCCGTGGCTACGACAGGCTGCTGCCCGCCGCCATGGCCAGGCCCAAGCGTACCCTCGGCGCCCTGATGCTGAGCCTGGCCGCCTGTTTCGCCCTGCTGCCGGTGCTGCCGGTGACCCTGCTGCCCAACATGGCCCAAGGCGAGTTCTACCTGGACGTCACCCTGCCGCCCGGCGCCTCCATCGAGGAGACCGACGCCCTGTTGAAAAAGCTGGCCGACGCCGCCGAACAATATCCGGCCATCGACAAGACCTACAGCCAGGCCGGCTCAGGCCTCTTGGTGTCCGCCAATCCGTCCGACAACAGGCCCAACAAGGGGCGCCTCAACGTGGTGCTGACCGACGCCCGCCTGGAAGCCCAGGCCATCACCCACCTGCGCGGCATTGCCGGCCGCCTGCCCGGCGTGGAGAGCGAGTTCTCCCGGCCCCAGCTGCTCAACTTCGACCGGGCCCTGGTGGTGGAGCTGGCCGGTTATAACCTGGCCCGCCTCAACCAGGGCGCCGGCCAGGTGGCGGCGGCCATGCTGGCCGATCCCCGCTTCGTGGATGTCAGCCAGAGCCTGCAACAGGGCCAGCCGGAGCTGTCGGTGACCTTCGACCACGGCCGCCTGGCCAGCCTCGGCATGACAGCGCCCCAGGTGGGCCACCGCATTGCCGACAAGGTCCGCGGCCGCCTGGCCAGCCGCTACCAGCTGGACGATCGCAAGGTCGACATGCTGGTACGCCTGGACGACAGCCATAGAGATGATGTGGACGATCTGGCCCGGTTGCTGATCTCCCCGGCCAGCCAGGTTTCCCTCCCCCTGGACGCCGTGGCCAACATTCGCGAGACCCTGGGCCCGGCCGAGATCACCCGGGTCGACCAGCAGCGGGTGGCGCTGATCGCCGCCGATCTCGCCTATGGCGACCTGGATCAGGCCGAAGCCGCGGTCCGCGCCCTGCTGGCCACCCTGGAGCTGCCGGCGGACATCAGCGTTTCCCTGGCCGGCCAGAGCGGCGAACGCCAGGCCGCCTTCGGCTCGCTGCAGCTGGCCCTGCTGGTGGCCGTGTTCCTGGTCTACCTGGTGATGGCCTCCCAGTTCGAGTCCTTCCTGCACCCGCTGCTGATCCTGTTCGCCGTGCCCCTGGCCGGCGCCGGCGCCGTGCTGGGCCTGTGGCTGACCAATACGCCGCTGTCGGTGGTGGTGTTCATCGGCCTGATCATGCTGGCCGGCATCGTGGTCAACAACGCCATCGTGCTGGTGGACAGGATCAACCAGCTGCGCGCCCAGGGCGTCGACCGGCTGACCGCCATCCACGATGCCGCCCGCAGCCGCCTGCGCCCCATCATCATGACCACCCTCACCACGGTACTGGGGCTGCTGCCCATGGCCCTGGGCCTGGGCGAAGGCGCCGAGGTGCGTGCGCCCATGGCCATTGCCGTGATGAGCGGCCTGGTGCTGGCCACGGCCCTGACCCTGCTGGTGATCCCGCTGCTGTACCAGCTGTTCGACCGCAAGGAGGTGGCCCATGACTGA
- a CDS encoding efflux RND transporter periplasmic adaptor subunit, whose translation MKPQLPTLSAITLALLLSACSSGEAKDVAQEEKPKEEVLIPVSVAEVKVAAISARYQGHATLEAESDATVVARVSGLVEAIQVEEGDEVSAGQVLALIEPRRYQLERDKLAAETRSVAQELERLKKMQAKKLVSAETVDKLSLRLESAKASLALAELDLQYAAVKAPISGVVSRRHVKAGHLARADEALFDIVQHDVLRAEVAVPEHYLAPIRQAKLAQLRFAALPGDVFEARVSRVSPVVDAATGTTRVTLHLNNPQGLLLPGMFAEVDIQYDTHEQARLVPRQAVINQGETARLFVIGQENVAELREVTLGYGDNDWVEVLKGLDEGEQVVTLGQHHLKDQAKVEVIKG comes from the coding sequence ATGAAACCGCAACTCCCCACCCTGTCCGCGATCACCCTGGCCCTGCTGCTCAGCGCCTGCAGCTCAGGTGAGGCCAAGGACGTTGCCCAAGAAGAAAAGCCCAAGGAAGAAGTGCTGATCCCGGTCAGCGTCGCCGAGGTCAAGGTGGCTGCCATCTCCGCCCGCTACCAGGGCCATGCCACCCTGGAAGCGGAAAGCGATGCCACAGTGGTAGCCCGGGTTTCCGGCCTGGTGGAAGCCATCCAGGTGGAAGAAGGAGACGAAGTCAGTGCCGGCCAGGTGCTGGCACTGATCGAGCCACGCCGGTACCAGCTGGAGCGCGACAAGCTGGCCGCCGAGACCCGCTCCGTCGCCCAGGAGCTGGAACGCCTGAAGAAGATGCAGGCCAAGAAGCTGGTCAGCGCCGAGACCGTCGACAAGCTGAGTCTCCGCCTGGAATCCGCCAAGGCGTCCCTGGCCCTGGCCGAGCTGGATCTGCAGTATGCCGCCGTCAAGGCCCCCATCAGCGGTGTGGTATCGCGGCGCCACGTCAAGGCGGGCCACCTGGCCCGGGCCGACGAGGCCCTGTTCGACATCGTCCAGCATGACGTGCTGCGCGCCGAGGTGGCGGTACCCGAACACTACCTGGCGCCCATCCGCCAGGCCAAGCTGGCCCAGCTGCGCTTCGCCGCCCTGCCCGGCGACGTCTTCGAGGCCAGGGTCAGCCGGGTCAGCCCGGTGGTGGATGCCGCCACCGGCACCACCCGCGTCACCCTGCACCTGAACAACCCCCAGGGCCTGCTGCTGCCCGGCATGTTCGCCGAGGTGGACATCCAGTACGACACCCACGAGCAGGCCCGGCTGGTGCCGCGCCAGGCGGTGATCAACCAGGGCGAGACCGCGCGCCTGTTCGTCATCGGCCAGGAAAACGTGGCCGAGCTGCGCGAGGTGACCCTGGGCTACGGCGACAACGACTGGGTCGAGGTGCTCAAGGGCCTGGATGAGGGCGAGCAGGTGGTCACCCTGGGCCAGCATCACCTCAAGGATCAGGCCAAGGTCGAGGTGATCAAAGGATGA
- a CDS encoding ISL3 family transposase: MSQLTLPFELWEGFSPDHIEQHDQHLTIHLSPNRPPCCRCGKLAQAVHDITWRTVADRALMDHTVTLKVPVRRLNCHQCGRGTEHISWLRPFARLSCRLERYAERLLALLPVKQVGELLGLHWHTVKAIDKRRLQRQVTEPDWSRLRRLVMDEFALFKGHRYATVIADADTHQVLWIGEGRSRRSIRPFFERLGERCQQIEAVAMDMNTAFDLEVQAHCPNARVVYDLFHVVAKYGREVIDRVRLDCAKAQGTEQQARRHIKRSRWVLLKNEGNLNDKERGRLEALLAANRDLMVVYVLKEQLKALWYCRDEQTAHRQWRLWWQQVEESGIAPLLQFARKLKPYLPGIVASASYPLHTCRLEGMNNKIKLMKRMAYGYRDLEYFFLKIKAAFPGDPR, encoded by the coding sequence ATGTCGCAGCTTACCCTTCCGTTCGAGCTGTGGGAAGGCTTTAGCCCCGACCACATAGAGCAACACGACCAACATCTCACCATTCACCTCAGCCCCAATCGCCCGCCCTGCTGCCGTTGCGGCAAGCTGGCCCAAGCCGTCCACGACATCACCTGGAGAACGGTCGCCGATCGCGCACTGATGGACCATACCGTGACCCTCAAGGTGCCGGTGCGACGGCTTAACTGCCATCAGTGCGGCCGAGGGACCGAACACATCTCCTGGCTGCGTCCCTTCGCCCGTTTGAGCTGCCGTCTGGAACGCTACGCCGAACGCCTACTGGCGTTACTGCCGGTCAAGCAGGTCGGTGAACTGCTGGGGCTGCACTGGCACACCGTGAAGGCCATCGACAAGCGCCGCCTGCAGCGGCAGGTCACCGAGCCCGACTGGTCCCGGTTGCGACGACTGGTCATGGATGAGTTCGCCCTGTTCAAGGGCCACCGCTACGCCACCGTCATCGCCGATGCGGATACCCACCAGGTGTTGTGGATAGGCGAGGGACGCAGTCGCCGCAGCATCCGGCCCTTCTTCGAGCGGCTAGGCGAACGCTGTCAGCAGATCGAGGCCGTGGCGATGGACATGAACACCGCCTTCGATCTGGAGGTGCAGGCGCATTGCCCCAACGCCAGGGTGGTCTACGACCTGTTCCATGTGGTGGCCAAGTATGGCCGGGAGGTGATTGACCGGGTGCGGCTCGACTGTGCCAAGGCCCAGGGCACCGAGCAGCAGGCCCGCCGTCATATCAAGCGTAGCCGCTGGGTGTTGCTCAAAAACGAGGGCAATCTCAATGACAAGGAACGTGGCCGCCTCGAAGCCTTGCTGGCCGCCAACCGTGATCTGATGGTGGTCTACGTGCTCAAGGAGCAGTTGAAGGCGCTGTGGTACTGCCGCGATGAGCAAACGGCCCATCGCCAATGGCGGCTCTGGTGGCAGCAGGTGGAGGAAAGTGGCATCGCGCCGCTGTTGCAGTTCGCCCGTAAGCTAAAACCCTACTTGCCAGGGATAGTCGCTTCCGCCAGCTATCCCCTCCATACCTGCCGGCTGGAGGGGATGAACAACAAAATCAAACTGATGAAGCGGATGGCTTATGGCTATCGGGATCTGGAGTACTTCTTCCTGAAGATAAAAGCCGCCTTCCCCGGAGATCCGCGATGA
- a CDS encoding citrate synthase, with amino-acid sequence MADKIAKLLVDGKEAIELPILSGTAGHDVVDVRTLGKHGLFTFDPGFLATASCESAITFIDGAKGVLLHRGFPIDQLADHADYLEVCYILLYGEAPNKAQYDEFRETVKTHTMLNEQLRSFFKGFRPDAHPMAVMCGVVGALSAFYHDSLDVSNPRHREIAAFRLLSKMPTIAAMCYKHSIGQPFVYPRNELSYAENFLHMMFATPCEDYKVNPVLAKAMDKIFILHADHEQNASTSTVRLAGSSGANPFACIAAGIASLWGPAHGGANEACLRMLEEIGSVDRIPEFIDRAKDKNDPFRLMGFGHRVYKNFDPRAKVMRETCHAVLKELNIQDPLLDVAMELERIALSDQYFVEKKLYPNVDFYSGIILKAIGIPTSMFTVIFAMSRTIGWIAHWNEMHSDPTAKIGRPRQLYVGQSARDFASNKGK; translated from the coding sequence ATGGCGGATAAGATTGCCAAACTACTCGTGGATGGCAAAGAAGCCATTGAATTGCCTATCCTTTCTGGTACAGCCGGTCACGACGTAGTTGACGTCCGCACCCTGGGCAAGCACGGCCTGTTCACTTTCGACCCCGGCTTCCTGGCTACTGCCTCCTGCGAATCAGCCATCACCTTCATCGATGGCGCCAAGGGCGTGTTGCTGCATCGCGGCTTCCCCATCGACCAGCTGGCCGACCACGCCGATTACCTGGAAGTGTGCTACATCCTGCTCTACGGTGAAGCACCGAACAAGGCGCAGTACGACGAGTTCCGCGAAACCGTCAAGACCCACACCATGCTCAACGAGCAGCTGCGCAGCTTCTTCAAGGGTTTCCGCCCCGATGCGCACCCCATGGCCGTGATGTGTGGCGTGGTAGGTGCCCTGTCCGCCTTCTATCACGATTCCCTGGACGTCAGTAACCCCCGTCATCGTGAGATCGCGGCCTTCCGCCTGCTGTCCAAGATGCCGACCATCGCCGCCATGTGCTACAAGCACAGCATCGGCCAGCCGTTCGTCTACCCCAGGAACGAGCTGTCCTATGCCGAGAACTTCCTGCACATGATGTTCGCCACCCCGTGCGAGGACTATAAGGTCAACCCCGTTCTGGCCAAGGCCATGGACAAGATCTTCATCCTCCACGCCGACCACGAGCAGAACGCCTCTACCTCTACCGTGCGTCTGGCCGGCTCTTCCGGTGCCAACCCCTTCGCCTGTATCGCCGCCGGTATCGCCTCCCTGTGGGGTCCGGCCCATGGTGGTGCCAACGAAGCCTGCCTGCGCATGCTCGAAGAGATCGGTTCCGTTGACCGCATCCCCGAGTTCATCGACCGCGCCAAGGACAAGAACGATCCCTTCCGCCTGATGGGCTTCGGTCACCGGGTCTACAAGAACTTCGACCCCCGTGCCAAGGTCATGCGCGAAACCTGCCACGCGGTGCTGAAGGAACTGAACATCCAGGATCCGCTGCTGGACGTGGCCATGGAGCTGGAGCGCATCGCCCTGTCCGATCAGTATTTTGTCGAGAAGAAGCTCTACCCCAACGTGGACTTCTACTCCGGCATCATCCTCAAGGCCATCGGCATTCCGACCTCCATGTTCACCGTGATCTTCGCCATGTCCCGTACCATCGGCTGGATCGCCCACTGGAACGAAATGCACTCCGACCCCACCGCCAAGATCGGTCGTCCTCGCCAGCTGTACGTTGGCCAGAGCGCCCGCGACTTCGCCTCCAACAAGGGCAAGTAA
- the sdhC gene encoding succinate dehydrogenase cytochrome b556 subunit, which translates to MVKKQRPVNLDLQTIRFPAAAVASILHRVSGVIMFFAVGILIWMLSESLASEDGFNSVKAMMTGGFAKFILWGILTALAYHFCGGIRHLVMDMGHWEELDSGRISALAVMVITVVLSVIAGVWLW; encoded by the coding sequence ATCGTGAAAAAGCAAAGACCTGTCAATCTCGACCTGCAAACGATCCGCTTCCCTGCCGCCGCTGTTGCGTCCATCCTCCACCGTGTTTCCGGCGTCATCATGTTCTTCGCTGTGGGTATCCTGATCTGGATGCTGAGCGAGTCCCTGGCGTCTGAAGATGGCTTTAACTCCGTTAAGGCCATGATGACTGGCGGTTTCGCCAAGTTCATCCTGTGGGGCATCCTGACCGCGCTGGCGTACCACTTCTGTGGTGGTATCCGTCACCTGGTCATGGACATGGGGCACTGGGAAGAACTGGATAGCGGCCGTATTTCCGCGCTGGCGGTTATGGTCATCACCGTTGTCCTTTCTGTCATTGCAGGAGTGTGGCTATGGTAA
- the sdhD gene encoding succinate dehydrogenase, hydrophobic membrane anchor protein, whose translation MVTNAGTFGRSGVHDFVLLRASAVVLALYALFIVGFFAITPNLDYATWKGFFSGFGVKVFTLMALISILVHAWIGMWQVLTDYVKATGLRVALQFVLNIAALAYVISGFVILWGV comes from the coding sequence ATGGTAACTAATGCAGGAACCTTCGGCCGCAGCGGCGTACATGACTTCGTACTGCTGCGTGCATCCGCCGTCGTACTGGCGCTTTATGCGCTCTTCATCGTTGGCTTCTTCGCCATCACCCCGAATCTTGATTACGCCACCTGGAAGGGCTTCTTCTCTGGCTTCGGCGTCAAGGTCTTCACCCTGATGGCCCTGATCTCCATCCTGGTTCACGCCTGGATCGGTATGTGGCAGGTGCTGACCGACTACGTCAAGGCCACCGGCCTGCGCGTGGCGCTGCAATTCGTACTGAACATCGCAGCCCTGGCCTATGTGATCAGCGGCTTCGTGATTCTGTGGGGTGTGTAA